The Pseudolabrys sp. FHR47 genome contains a region encoding:
- a CDS encoding SAM-dependent methyltransferase yields the protein MSKPTAKAPIRPAAQKPSGQESDWTQLWPSADPRQSEPLLKALHILTRDGALNADSRRKLTQVLHLTQLLRPAIEAMLEEKDDPILADLGAGKSYLGFILYDLLIGPAGKGRVIGVETRDKLVETSRALAQQSGFDRMDFITAPIADANLPGGKADMVTALHACDTATDDAIRFALRHEAKWVALVPCCQAEVARLLDGHQGPMRQLWRHPIQRREFGAHLTNVIRGLVLEAHGYKVRVTEFTGLEHTMKNELILAERHQRSNAQARGELYRLIDQIGVRPALLDVMAA from the coding sequence ATGAGCAAGCCGACCGCCAAAGCCCCCATCAGGCCCGCCGCCCAAAAGCCGTCCGGCCAAGAGAGCGACTGGACCCAACTCTGGCCCAGCGCCGACCCGCGCCAATCCGAGCCGCTCCTGAAGGCACTGCATATCCTGACGCGCGACGGGGCGCTGAACGCGGATTCGCGCCGCAAGCTCACCCAGGTGCTGCACCTCACCCAGCTTCTAAGGCCCGCCATCGAGGCAATGCTCGAGGAGAAGGATGACCCGATCCTTGCGGATTTAGGCGCCGGCAAATCGTATCTAGGCTTCATCCTCTACGACCTGCTGATCGGCCCGGCCGGCAAGGGCCGCGTGATCGGTGTCGAGACCCGCGACAAACTGGTCGAGACCTCGCGCGCGCTGGCCCAGCAATCCGGCTTCGACCGAATGGATTTCATCACCGCGCCGATCGCCGACGCCAACCTGCCCGGAGGCAAGGCCGACATGGTGACGGCGCTGCATGCCTGCGACACCGCCACCGACGACGCGATCCGCTTTGCCCTGCGCCACGAGGCCAAATGGGTGGCGCTGGTGCCGTGCTGCCAGGCCGAGGTCGCGCGTCTGCTCGACGGCCATCAAGGTCCGATGCGGCAACTGTGGCGGCATCCGATCCAGCGTCGTGAATTCGGTGCGCATCTGACCAATGTCATTCGCGGCCTGGTGCTGGAGGCGCATGGCTACAAGGTGCGCGTCACCGAATTCACCGGCCTTGAGCACACCATGAAGAACGAACTGATCCTCGCCGAGCGCCACCAGCGCTCGAATGCGCAGGCGCGTGGCGAGCTCTATCGTTTGATCGACCAGATCGGCGTCAGGCCGGCTTTGCTCGATGTAATGGCCGCGTGA
- a CDS encoding glutamine synthetase beta-grasp domain-containing protein, which translates to MTKYKLEYIWLDGYTPVPNLRGKTQIKEFSSFPSLAELPLWGFDGSSTMQAEGHSSDCVLKPVAVFPDGARKNGVLVMCEVMMPDGVTPHASNKRATILDDAGAWFGFEQEYFFYKDGRPLGFPEHGYPAPQGPYYTGVGYKNVGSIARKIVEEHLELCLEAGINHEGINAEVAKGQWEFQIFGKGSKTAADQMWVARYLMMRLCEQYEIDIEWHCKPLGDTDWNGSGMHANFSTEYMRTVGGKAYFEAMMKAFEKNWKEHIDVYGPDNDKRLTGKHETAPWNKFSYGVADRGASIRVPHSFVKGDLYRGYLEDRRPNSQGDPYQIASQILKTISEVPLPKSAAA; encoded by the coding sequence ATGACAAAGTACAAGCTCGAGTACATCTGGCTCGATGGCTACACGCCGGTCCCGAATCTGCGTGGCAAGACACAGATCAAGGAATTCTCGTCGTTCCCCTCGCTCGCCGAACTGCCGCTCTGGGGCTTTGACGGCTCCTCGACGATGCAGGCCGAAGGCCACTCGTCGGACTGCGTGCTCAAGCCGGTCGCGGTGTTCCCCGATGGCGCCCGCAAGAACGGCGTGCTGGTGATGTGCGAAGTCATGATGCCGGATGGCGTCACGCCGCATGCCTCGAACAAGCGCGCCACTATTCTCGACGACGCCGGCGCCTGGTTCGGCTTCGAGCAGGAATACTTCTTCTACAAGGACGGCCGTCCGCTCGGCTTCCCGGAGCACGGCTATCCGGCGCCGCAGGGCCCCTACTACACTGGCGTCGGCTACAAGAACGTCGGCTCGATCGCCCGCAAGATCGTCGAAGAGCACCTTGAGCTGTGCCTCGAGGCCGGCATCAACCACGAAGGCATCAACGCCGAAGTGGCCAAGGGCCAGTGGGAATTCCAGATCTTCGGCAAGGGCTCCAAGACTGCGGCCGACCAGATGTGGGTCGCCCGCTACCTGATGATGCGCCTGTGCGAGCAGTACGAGATCGACATCGAGTGGCACTGTAAGCCGCTCGGCGACACCGACTGGAACGGCTCCGGCATGCACGCCAACTTCTCGACCGAGTATATGCGCACGGTCGGCGGCAAGGCCTATTTCGAAGCCATGATGAAGGCTTTCGAAAAGAACTGGAAAGAGCACATCGACGTGTACGGCCCGGACAACGACAAGCGTCTGACCGGCAAGCACGAGACGGCGCCGTGGAACAAGTTCTCGTACGGCGTGGCCGATCGCGGCGCTTCGATCCGCGTGCCGCACTCCTTCGTGAAGGGTGATCTCTACCGCGGTTACCTCGAAGACCGCCGCCCGAACTCGCAAGGGGACCCCTACCAGATCGCGTCGCAGATCCTGAAGACCATCTCGGAAGTCCCGCTTCCGAAGTCGGCGGCCGCCTGA
- a CDS encoding DUF2735 domain-containing protein, with protein MPTNAPRETATIYQFPVGGRAGLAPRRSPEAVRFADLPNISYGSSWYHDEAIREAAEPLKN; from the coding sequence ATGCCGACCAACGCGCCACGCGAGACGGCGACGATCTACCAGTTTCCCGTGGGCGGCCGCGCCGGCCTGGCGCCGCGCCGCTCGCCCGAGGCGGTCCGCTTCGCGGATCTGCCGAACATCAGCTACGGCAGCAGCTGGTATCACGACGAAGCCATTCGCGAAGCCGCCGAGCCGCTGAAGAACTGA
- a CDS encoding glutaminase, with amino-acid sequence MPDLKSVVGEIADEMKQRPDRGEVAHYIPELANVDPKHFGIAVVGVDGSNATGGDFDLPFSIQSVSKVFTLTLALGKVGDRLWSRVGREPSGSAFNSIVQLEYEKGIPRNPFINPGAIAVTDLILSGHQPREALGEILRFIRFLAGDQAIVIDEKVAASEQRTGFRNAALANYMKSFGVIDNPVEMTLGVYFHQCAIAMSCLQLANAGLFLAMSGRNPMTGHQVIQAERARRINAVMLTCGHYDGSGEFAYRVGLPGKSGVGGGILCIAPGKASIAVWAPGLDAAGNSHLGRVALEALTRRMGWSIFGA; translated from the coding sequence GTGCCCGACCTGAAAAGTGTCGTCGGCGAGATCGCCGACGAGATGAAGCAGCGCCCCGACCGTGGCGAGGTGGCGCATTACATTCCCGAACTGGCCAATGTCGATCCGAAGCATTTCGGGATCGCCGTTGTGGGTGTCGATGGCTCGAACGCGACCGGCGGCGATTTCGACCTGCCGTTTTCGATCCAGAGCGTGTCCAAGGTGTTCACCCTGACGCTCGCGCTCGGCAAGGTCGGCGACCGGCTGTGGAGTCGCGTCGGCCGCGAGCCATCCGGCAGCGCCTTCAATTCGATCGTCCAGCTCGAATACGAGAAGGGAATCCCGCGCAATCCCTTCATCAATCCCGGTGCCATCGCCGTGACCGACCTGATCCTGTCCGGCCACCAGCCGCGCGAGGCCCTGGGCGAAATCCTGCGCTTCATCCGGTTCCTTGCCGGCGACCAGGCCATCGTCATCGACGAGAAGGTTGCCGCCTCCGAGCAGCGCACCGGTTTCCGCAATGCCGCGCTCGCCAACTACATGAAATCCTTCGGTGTCATCGACAACCCGGTGGAGATGACGCTCGGGGTCTACTTCCACCAATGCGCCATCGCCATGTCATGCCTGCAGCTCGCCAATGCGGGGCTGTTCCTGGCGATGTCAGGCCGCAATCCGATGACAGGCCATCAGGTCATTCAGGCCGAACGCGCTCGGCGCATCAACGCCGTGATGCTGACCTGCGGACATTACGATGGCTCGGGGGAGTTCGCCTACCGCGTCGGTCTGCCGGGCAAGAGCGGCGTCGGCGGCGGCATTCTGTGCATCGCGCCGGGCAAGGCCTCGATCGCGGTCTGGGCGCCGGGACTCGACGCCGCCGGCAATTCGCATTTGGGACGCGTGGCGCTGGAAGCGCTCACGAGGCGCATGGGCTGGTCGATCTTCGGCGCTTAG
- a CDS encoding PhoX family phosphatase: MSETMLTRAQAFEEAENAGSNPSGNPSIGDIIAARYHRRDVLKGALGVAAIAATVSPLALAASQKAHAAVAGFKFKEVAAGVDERHHLAEGYDADILIRWGDAVLPGAPAFDPAQQSAAAQKQQFGYNNDYIGYLPMPGAANSSAHGLLVVNHEYTNEELMFSGVGRQDVKENPFAKMTKELVDIEKAAHGGAVLEIRREGGKWSVVSNSKYARRINADTPIEISGPAAGSDRLKTKADPTGRRVLGMVNNCAGGVTPWGTWLSCEENINGYFWGKLADDHPEARGFKRMGIPGNAYAWGKFEDRFDIAKEPNEANRFGWVVEIDPFDPASTPKKRTAMGRFKHEGAAGITNKDGRYVVYQGDDERFDYVYKFVTQAAVSTDRAANRDILDSGTLYVAKYNADGSGEWMPLTHGQGPLTAANGFKDQADVLIEARRASDLLGATKMDRPEDAEVNPVTQKVYVMLTNNTRRKPDQVDAANPRADNKFGHIIEMTPADNDHAATKFTWEILVKCGDPSVAEVGATFSSATTKDGWFGMPDNCAVDADGRLWISTDGNSDKATGRADGIWALETAGEARATSKLFFRCPAGAEMCGPMFTPDLETLFVAVQHPGDDGPQWKAFGRASTFDDPSTRWPDFKPGVPPRPSVVVITRQGGGKIAG, translated from the coding sequence ATGAGCGAAACAATGCTGACGCGCGCGCAGGCTTTTGAAGAAGCCGAGAATGCCGGCAGCAATCCGAGCGGCAATCCCAGCATCGGCGATATCATCGCCGCTCGCTATCACCGCCGAGATGTTCTGAAAGGCGCGCTCGGCGTGGCGGCCATCGCCGCGACCGTCAGCCCGCTCGCGCTTGCCGCCTCCCAGAAAGCTCATGCCGCCGTTGCCGGCTTCAAATTCAAGGAGGTCGCGGCCGGCGTCGACGAGCGTCATCATCTCGCCGAAGGCTATGACGCCGACATCCTGATCCGCTGGGGCGATGCCGTGTTGCCCGGCGCGCCGGCTTTCGATCCGGCGCAACAGAGCGCCGCCGCCCAAAAGCAGCAGTTCGGCTACAACAACGATTACATCGGCTATCTGCCGATGCCGGGCGCTGCCAATTCGTCCGCGCACGGGTTGCTGGTCGTCAATCACGAATACACCAACGAAGAGCTGATGTTCTCCGGCGTCGGCCGGCAGGACGTCAAGGAGAACCCGTTCGCCAAAATGACAAAGGAGCTCGTCGATATCGAGAAGGCCGCGCATGGCGGCGCGGTGCTCGAGATCAGGCGCGAGGGCGGTAAGTGGTCGGTGGTGTCGAACTCGAAATATGCCCGCCGCATCAACGCCGACACGCCGATCGAAATTTCTGGCCCGGCCGCCGGGAGCGACCGCCTGAAGACCAAGGCCGATCCGACCGGCCGTAGAGTCCTCGGCATGGTCAATAATTGCGCCGGTGGCGTCACGCCGTGGGGCACGTGGCTGTCCTGCGAGGAAAACATCAACGGCTATTTCTGGGGCAAACTTGCCGACGATCATCCGGAAGCCCGCGGCTTCAAGCGCATGGGGATTCCGGGCAACGCCTATGCCTGGGGCAAGTTCGAGGATCGCTTCGACATCGCAAAAGAGCCGAACGAAGCCAACCGCTTTGGCTGGGTGGTCGAGATCGACCCGTTCGATCCGGCATCTACGCCGAAGAAGCGCACCGCCATGGGCCGCTTCAAGCACGAAGGCGCCGCCGGCATCACCAACAAAGATGGCCGTTACGTCGTCTACCAGGGCGACGACGAACGCTTCGACTATGTCTACAAGTTCGTCACGCAGGCCGCCGTCAGCACCGACCGCGCCGCCAACCGCGACATCCTCGATAGCGGTACGCTCTATGTCGCCAAATACAACGCCGACGGCAGCGGCGAATGGATGCCGCTTACGCACGGCCAGGGTCCGCTCACGGCCGCGAACGGCTTCAAGGACCAGGCCGATGTGCTGATCGAGGCGCGCCGCGCCTCGGACCTGCTCGGCGCCACCAAGATGGACCGGCCTGAGGATGCCGAGGTCAATCCGGTGACGCAGAAGGTCTACGTCATGTTGACCAACAACACCCGGCGCAAGCCCGATCAGGTCGATGCCGCCAATCCGCGCGCCGACAACAAGTTCGGCCACATCATCGAAATGACGCCGGCCGATAACGACCACGCCGCGACAAAGTTCACCTGGGAGATTCTGGTCAAGTGCGGCGATCCGTCGGTCGCGGAGGTCGGCGCCACGTTCTCGTCGGCGACGACCAAGGATGGCTGGTTCGGCATGCCGGACAATTGCGCCGTCGACGCCGACGGCCGGCTATGGATTTCGACCGACGGTAATTCCGACAAGGCTACCGGCCGCGCCGATGGCATCTGGGCGCTGGAGACCGCGGGCGAAGCCCGCGCCACCTCGAAGCTGTTCTTCCGCTGCCCCGCGGGCGCCGAAATGTGCGGGCCGATGTTCACCCCCGATCTCGAGACCCTGTTCGTCGCCGTCCAGCACCCCGGTGACGACGGGCCGCAGTGGAAGGCCTTCGGCCGCGCCTCGACCTTCGACGATCCATCGACGCGCTGGCCGGACTTCAAGCCCGGCGTGCCGCCCCGCCCCTCGGTGGTCGTGATCACACGCCAAGGCGGCGGCAAGATTGCGGGCTAA
- a CDS encoding MetQ/NlpA family ABC transporter substrate-binding protein has protein sequence MSLRLILSAAIAAAIGTSAAQAETIKIGVTPGPHAQVLEVVKPIAAKKGLDIQIIEFSDYVIPNTALDAGEIQANSFQHQPYLDNQKKDRGFKIESVATTLNFPLGIYSKKHKSFANVPAGGTIAIQNDPTNGGRSLLLLQANGIIKVKPEAGLKPSVADIIDNPKKLKIIEVEAAQAPRSLDDVDAASVNTNYATQAGLTLNDAILKEDAKGPYVNVIAVRSVDKDKPWVKTLVESYHTREVKAFVQDKFKGAVLPSW, from the coding sequence ATGTCCTTACGTCTCATCCTGTCCGCTGCCATCGCGGCGGCCATCGGCACCAGCGCCGCGCAAGCCGAAACCATCAAGATCGGCGTCACCCCCGGGCCGCACGCCCAGGTGCTCGAAGTCGTCAAGCCGATCGCCGCCAAGAAGGGCCTCGATATCCAGATCATCGAATTCTCGGATTACGTCATTCCGAACACCGCGCTCGACGCCGGCGAAATCCAGGCGAATTCGTTCCAGCACCAACCTTATCTGGACAACCAGAAGAAGGACCGCGGTTTCAAGATCGAGAGCGTCGCCACCACGTTGAACTTCCCGCTCGGCATCTATTCCAAGAAGCACAAGTCGTTTGCCAATGTGCCGGCTGGCGGCACCATCGCGATCCAAAACGATCCGACCAATGGCGGCCGCTCGCTGCTGTTGCTGCAGGCCAATGGCATCATCAAAGTGAAACCCGAGGCCGGCCTCAAGCCGAGCGTCGCCGACATCATCGACAATCCGAAAAAATTGAAGATCATCGAAGTCGAGGCCGCGCAGGCGCCGCGCTCGCTTGACGACGTCGATGCCGCGTCGGTCAACACCAATTACGCGACCCAAGCCGGGCTGACACTCAACGACGCCATCCTCAAGGAAGACGCCAAGGGCCCCTATGTGAACGTGATCGCGGTGCGTTCGGTCGACAAGGACAAGCCGTGGGTCAAGACCTTGGTCGAATCCTATCACACCCGGGAAGTAAAGGCGTTCGTGCAGGACAAGTTCAAGGGGGCGGTGCTGCCTAGCTGGTGA
- a CDS encoding methionine ABC transporter permease produces MSPEIIRLILNASIDTLYMVALALSFGTLIGLPLGIFLATGGKGELLALPAAKTVLGFIANATRSTPFIILVVAIIPFTRLVAGTSIGTTAAIVPLTIAAIPFIARLIEGAIREVDYGLVEAARAMGATPLQIVRKVLIPEALPGIALGLTLAAVNLIGFSAIVGVVGGGGLGDLGIRYGYQRFMPEVMAVVVVVLIVLVQGVQSFGDRLSRRLNKRLRHSS; encoded by the coding sequence ATGTCGCCTGAAATCATCCGCCTGATCCTCAATGCGTCAATCGACACGCTTTACATGGTGGCGCTGGCGCTCAGCTTCGGCACGTTGATCGGCTTGCCGCTCGGCATCTTCCTCGCGACCGGCGGCAAGGGGGAACTGCTCGCGCTCCCGGCAGCGAAGACGGTCCTCGGCTTCATTGCCAACGCGACGCGATCGACGCCATTCATCATCCTTGTCGTCGCCATCATCCCGTTCACACGGCTGGTCGCCGGCACCTCGATCGGCACCACCGCGGCGATCGTACCGCTGACCATCGCCGCCATTCCCTTCATCGCGCGCCTGATCGAGGGAGCGATCCGCGAAGTCGATTACGGCCTGGTCGAAGCGGCACGCGCCATGGGCGCGACGCCGCTTCAGATCGTGCGCAAGGTGCTCATTCCCGAAGCCTTGCCCGGCATCGCGCTCGGGCTCACATTGGCGGCCGTCAATCTCATCGGTTTTTCGGCCATCGTCGGCGTGGTGGGTGGCGGCGGCCTTGGCGATCTCGGCATCCGTTACGGCTACCAACGCTTCATGCCGGAGGTGATGGCGGTCGTGGTCGTCGTCCTCATCGTTCTGGTGCAGGGCGTGCAATCCTTCGGCGACCGCCTGTCGCGCCGGCTCAATAAACGCCTTCGTCACTCGTCCTGA
- a CDS encoding methionine ABC transporter ATP-binding protein: protein MNDTTAPTVGAHQGALAGELIKFDRVRKTFPARGSATEVGALHDVSLTVRAGSIMGVIGRSGAGKSTLIRLVNGLDKPTSGHVLFDGVDVGSLTGGALRQTQRQIGMIFQHFNLLSSRTAFDNVALPLEIAGVDRATIGKRVNSLLELVGLADKRDRYPSELSGGQKQRVGIARALATEPKALLSDEATSALDPETTRSILDLLKTVNRELGLTILLITHEMSVVREIADEVVVLDHGRVVEHGHVYDVFTQPQHAVTRSFFANDAGRQLPADISARLQPTATPGGKAIIRIVFRAASADDAVLSKLARDLGVDVNIMSATVDTLAGKPFGWFIASINGNRPAEEIVSYLSQYGVSAEVLGHVA from the coding sequence GTGAACGACACCACCGCGCCGACCGTAGGGGCGCACCAAGGCGCCCTCGCCGGCGAACTCATCAAGTTCGATCGCGTTCGCAAGACATTCCCGGCGCGCGGCAGCGCGACCGAGGTGGGCGCTCTGCATGACGTCTCGCTGACCGTCCGTGCCGGGTCGATCATGGGCGTCATTGGCCGCAGCGGCGCCGGCAAGTCGACCTTGATCCGTCTGGTCAACGGCCTCGACAAACCAACGAGTGGTCATGTGCTGTTCGATGGTGTCGATGTCGGGAGCCTCACCGGCGGCGCGCTTCGGCAAACCCAGCGCCAGATCGGCATGATCTTCCAGCACTTCAACCTGCTGTCGTCGCGTACGGCGTTCGACAACGTTGCCCTGCCTCTCGAAATAGCCGGCGTCGATCGCGCGACCATCGGCAAACGCGTCAACTCGCTGCTGGAACTCGTGGGGCTGGCCGACAAGCGCGACCGCTATCCGAGCGAATTGTCCGGCGGTCAGAAACAGCGCGTCGGCATTGCGCGCGCGCTGGCGACCGAACCGAAAGCACTCCTGTCCGACGAGGCCACCTCGGCGCTCGACCCGGAGACCACCCGCTCCATTCTCGACCTGCTCAAAACCGTCAACCGCGAGTTGGGGCTCACCATCCTTCTCATTACGCATGAAATGTCGGTGGTGCGCGAAATCGCCGACGAAGTCGTGGTTCTCGACCATGGCCGCGTCGTCGAGCACGGCCATGTCTATGACGTCTTCACCCAGCCGCAACACGCGGTGACACGCTCGTTCTTCGCCAATGACGCCGGACGCCAGTTGCCGGCCGATATCAGCGCGCGGCTCCAACCGACGGCAACTCCGGGCGGTAAGGCTATCATTCGCATCGTGTTCCGAGCCGCGTCGGCCGACGACGCCGTGTTGTCGAAGCTGGCGCGCGATCTCGGTGTCGACGTCAACATCATGAGCGCGACGGTGGATACTTTGGCAGGAAAGCCATTCGGCTGGTTCATCGCCAGTATCAACGGCAACAGACCGGCGGAAGAAATCGTTTCCTACCTCTCCCAGTACGGCGTCAGCGCGGAGGTGCTCGGTCATGTCGCCTGA
- the glnA gene encoding type I glutamate--ammonia ligase: protein MTTAKNVMKMIKDNDVKYVDFRFTDPRGKWQHVTFDVSMIEEDTFVEGQMFDGSSIAGWKAINESDMNLMPDPATACIDPFFAETTLVLVCDVLEPTTGEPYNRDPRGIAKKAEALVKSQGLGDTIFFGPEAEFFVFDDVKYKADPYNTGFKLDSIELPTNSDTDYEGGNLGHRIGIKKGYFPVPPQDSAQDMRSEMLGAMARMGAKVEKHHHEVASAQHELGLKFAPMTYMADHMQIYKYCIQQVAQIYGKSATFMPKPIYGDNGSGMHCHQSIWKDGKPMFAGDKYAGLSDMCLSYIAGVIKHAKAVNAFTNPTTNSYKRLVPGFEAPVLLAYSARNRSASCRIPYTESPKAKRVEVRFPDPLANPYLCFSALLMAGLDGIKNKLHPGDAMDKDLYDLPKAELKQIPTVCGSLREALESLDKDRDFLKAGGVFDDDFIDAYIELKMTEVIRFEHTPHPVEFEMYYSA from the coding sequence ATGACGACAGCCAAGAACGTCATGAAGATGATCAAGGACAACGACGTCAAATACGTCGATTTCCGCTTCACCGATCCGCGCGGCAAGTGGCAGCACGTCACTTTCGACGTGTCGATGATCGAGGAAGACACCTTCGTTGAAGGCCAGATGTTCGACGGCTCGTCGATCGCCGGCTGGAAGGCGATCAATGAATCCGACATGAACCTGATGCCGGACCCGGCCACGGCCTGCATCGATCCGTTCTTCGCCGAGACCACCCTCGTCCTGGTGTGCGACGTGCTCGAGCCGACGACGGGCGAGCCCTACAACCGCGATCCGCGCGGCATCGCCAAGAAGGCCGAAGCGCTGGTGAAGTCACAGGGCCTCGGCGACACTATCTTCTTCGGCCCCGAAGCCGAGTTCTTCGTGTTCGACGACGTCAAGTACAAGGCCGATCCCTACAACACCGGCTTCAAGCTCGACTCGATCGAACTGCCGACCAACTCCGACACCGATTACGAAGGCGGCAATCTCGGCCACCGCATCGGCATCAAGAAGGGCTACTTCCCGGTGCCGCCGCAGGACTCGGCGCAGGACATGCGCTCTGAAATGCTCGGTGCCATGGCGCGCATGGGCGCCAAGGTCGAGAAGCACCACCACGAAGTGGCCTCGGCCCAGCACGAACTCGGCCTCAAGTTCGCGCCGATGACCTACATGGCCGACCACATGCAGATTTATAAATACTGCATCCAGCAGGTCGCCCAGATCTACGGCAAGTCGGCGACCTTCATGCCGAAGCCGATCTACGGCGACAACGGCTCGGGCATGCACTGCCACCAGTCGATCTGGAAGGACGGCAAGCCGATGTTCGCCGGCGACAAGTATGCCGGCCTCTCGGATATGTGCCTGTCCTACATCGCCGGCGTCATCAAGCACGCCAAGGCGGTGAACGCCTTCACCAACCCGACCACCAACTCCTACAAGCGTCTGGTGCCGGGCTTCGAAGCGCCGGTGCTGCTCGCCTACTCGGCGCGCAACCGCTCGGCCTCGTGCCGCATCCCCTACACCGAGAGCCCGAAGGCCAAGCGCGTCGAAGTGCGCTTCCCCGATCCGCTGGCCAATCCGTATCTGTGCTTCTCGGCGCTGCTGATGGCCGGCCTCGACGGCATCAAGAACAAGCTCCACCCCGGCGATGCCATGGACAAGGATCTCTACGACCTGCCGAAGGCCGAGCTGAAGCAGATCCCGACCGTCTGCGGCTCGCTGCGTGAGGCGCTCGAGAGCCTCGACAAGGACCGCGACTTCCTCAAGGCGGGCGGCGTGTTCGATGACGACTTCATCGACGCCTATATCGAACTGAAGATGACCGAGGTCATCCGCTTCGAGCACACGCCGCACCCGGTCGAGTTCGAGATGTACTATTCGGCGTAA
- a CDS encoding P-II family nitrogen regulator has product MKKIEAIIKPFKLDEVKEALQEVGLQGITVTEAKGFGRQKGHTELYRGAEYVVDFLPKVKIEIVLGDDMVDKAVDAIRRAAQTGRIGDGKIFVSNIEEAIRIRTGESGIDAI; this is encoded by the coding sequence ATGAAGAAAATCGAGGCCATCATCAAGCCGTTCAAGCTCGACGAAGTGAAAGAAGCGTTGCAGGAAGTCGGTCTGCAAGGCATTACGGTCACGGAAGCCAAGGGTTTCGGCCGCCAGAAGGGCCATACCGAACTGTACCGCGGCGCAGAATACGTTGTCGATTTCCTGCCGAAGGTGAAGATCGAGATCGTCCTGGGCGACGACATGGTGGACAAGGCGGTGGACGCCATCCGCCGCGCTGCCCAAACCGGTCGCATCGGCGACGGCAAGATTTTCGTCTCCAATATCGAGGAAGCGATCCGCATCAGAACCGGTGAATCCGGTATCGACGCGATCTAA